GATTGGGTCTAGATAACTTAGAAGCGGTATTAGATAGCTGGCTGGGTTATACAACAACCTCAGCGCAGGAGGATGCTGATACCAGTGAATAAAAAAAGCCTCTTTGCAAGCAAAGAGGCATACACACTGAGAGAAAACACATAAACACTATATAGTCAGAGTCTACAGTTTCGTAAAAGTTCACACAGCTCGTAAAAACTTTCTTGCAGGCATAAAAAAACCTCGGCAAAAGCCGAGGTCAAAATCAAAGGTATAACTAAAAAGTAACCTCTGTACCCTACAGAGTATATTTTAGACATCGTGCAGGCTTTTGCAATGCAAAAGTGTAATTTTATTACAACATCCTAGTTTATTTACTTTCTTCGTAGTGAATAGTCTCTATCAATTTAGTGCGCTTCATCCCAATTTTCTCCTGTTCCAGCTTCCACAATTAGCGGGACTGAAAGTGAAACGGCTGCTTCCATTAGCGCTATAATGGTTTTAGTGTGCTCAGCTACTTTTTGTTCTTTTATTTCAAAAACAAGCTCATCATGTACTTGCATGATCATTTTAACATCATCATTAGCTAGACCATCGATCCACTGATCCACTTTAATCATTGCCATTTTGATTATATCTGCAGCCGTGCCTTGCATGGGGGCGTTGATTGCGGCCCGCTCTGCACCTTGACGACGCATGCCATTACTCGCATTGATATCAGGTAAATATAGCCTGCGACCAAATACCGTCGATACATAACCTAATTCTTTGGCTGATACCCGAGTATCCTCCATATACCCTAAAACGCCAGGGTAGCGCTCGAAATAGACATTCATATACTTTTGTGCGTCTTGCCTTGGAATATTTAACTGACGAGACAGGCCAAAGGCTGACATACCGTAAATCAATCCAAAATTAATCGCTTTAGCACTGCGTCGTTGATCACTTGTTACTTCATCAAGGCCGACAGAAAATACCTCTGCAGCTGTAGCTTTGTGAACATCTTTACCACTTGAAAACGCATCCACCAGCCCCTTGTCTTTAGACAAATGGGCCATAATACGAAGCTCAATTTGAGAATAATCCGCAGCTACAATTTTATATCCGGGACGGGCCACAAAGGCTTGTCTGACTTTACGGCCTTCCGCAGTCCGAATAGGAATGTTTTGTAAATTCGGATCTGTAGATGATAGCCTTCCTGTCGCCGTTATGGCTTGGTGATAAGAGGTGTGCACACGTCCTGTGCGTGGGTTGATCATCTTTGGTAACTTATCAGTGTAAGTATTTTTTAATTTAGTTAACCCACGGTATTCCAATAACAATTTAGGTAAAGGATAGTTCAAAGCAAGTTCATGTAGGACTTCTTCAGCGGTGGAAGGTGCGCCTTTGGGGGTCTTTTTAAGGACAGGTAAGTCTAATTTATTAAACAGTATTTCTTGTAATTGCTTGGTCGAACCTAAATTGAACTCTTCTCCCGCCATATCATGCACTTCTTTTTCTAACTGCATAATACGACTAGCTAAATCTTGAGTTTGTTGTAGCAATGTTTGGCTATCAATTAACACTCCCCCTTGTTCCATTTTGGCTAACACCGAAATGAGCGGTCGTTCAATTTGGCTAAACACAGATTGCAATTTGCTGTCTTGACTCAATTGTTGCCAAAGGGTTTGATGCAAGCGCAGAGTAATATCAGCATCTTCCGCAGCATAAGGTGAGGCTTGTTCTAACGGTATTTGATTGAAACTGAGCTGCTTTGCTCCCTTGCCGGCTATCTCCTCGAAGGTGATGTTATTATGCTGTAAATAGTGTTTAGCAAGGCTATCCATATCATGCCGAGTCGCAACACTGTTTAATACATAAGATTCCAACATGGTGTCGAATTCGATACCCGCTAAGTCTATATGGTAGTTGGCCAGTACATTTTTATCATACTTTATATGTTGGCCGACCTTCTTGTGTTGTTCACTTTCTAATAGAGGTTTGAACAGTTCTAACACCATATTTCGATCTAGTTGCTCGGGCGCATCAGGGTAGTCGTGAGCCAAAGGAAGATAAGCAGCCTCGCCGGGTTGTATACAAAAAGACATGCCTACTAATTCAGCCTCCATATAATTGAGGCTGGTTGTCTCTGTATCAAATGCAAATAGTTCGGCGTTTTGTAGCTTTTCAAGCCATTCGTCTAAATCCTGTTTGGTCAAAATGGTACTATATTTAGCGCTGCTATCTAGGGCTGGTGCGGCTTTTGCCTCAGCCTTGTCATCTGATTGCGCAGGAGTAGCCGTTTTACCCGCTAAAATATTGCCACCTTTACTGGCCTCTTCAAACCATCTTTTAAACTCATATTCTTTAAAAAGTTCTGATAATTCATCGCTTAAAGGCGGAGTAGGTACTAACTCACGTGGATTGAATTCAAGTTCAACATCTAATTTTATGGTGGCTAATTCATAGGACAACCGTGCTTGTTCTTCATACTCTCGCATTTTATCAGCCATTTTCTTGGCACCACGGAAGTCAAGATCTGCTATTTTGTCCAGATTTTGATAAATGGCATCGATCCCACCTATACCTTGTAAAAGACCTAGTGCACTTTTATCGCCAACCCCTGGCACTCCGGGAATATTATCAACCTTGTCGCCTTTAAGTGCCAAGAAATCAATAATTAATTCAGGTGGGATGCCGAACTTTTCCCGTACCCCATCAACATCCATTATTTGATTATTCATAGTGTTGATCAAGGTAACGTGTTGATTGACTAACTGCGCCATGTCTTTATCACCTGTGCTGATCAAGGTGTCAATACCATGATCCGTTGCTTGCTGCGCAAGAGTGCCAATTACGTCATCAGCTTCTACTCCATCTTCAACAATAATCGGTAGCCCCATGGCCCTGATTATTTTATGTAGGGGAGCAATTTGACTGCGTAATTCATCGGGCATGGGTGGCCGATTAGCCTTGTAGAGGGGGTAAATGTCATCGCGGAATGTTTTACCCTTGGCATCAAAGACGACGGCCATATGTGTTGGAGAGTATTGCTTCATAAGACTTCTAAGCATATTAACAACACCGTAAATTGCGCCAGTGTCCTGGCCCTTAGAATTTGTCAAAGGGGGCATCCCGTGGAAGGCACGAAACAGATAGGAGGAGCCGTCAACTAAAACAAACGGATTAGGGGGAACTATCGCCATAAAAAGTCCAAATCAAATATATATAAATTATTTTGCAGAATGCCATACAAAGCGCCCATCATCCAGTTCATCTCGCTGTGGATAACTTTGTAGATAGAATTTTAGGATCGTCTTTACGCATCAACTTAAAAATAAATTGAAGTGGTTGCAGGCCTTATGGGCCGTGATGCTCATGAATAAGGAAAGAGATTGTCCTTAATATTTTTATTATTATTATCTTGTGGATAATTTTGTTGATAGATAAATATAAAGCGGTGTTAAGTCTATCAAAATTGCTTAAGCAACTAACAATCTATATGTAAATAGAATGTTAAAAATGCGGCCTTGCTTGAGCAGAGCGGTAATGTAACACATTCCTATTTAGAAAGAAGAGTTAGGATTAAAATTTTTTAGCATCAAAACTAGTTTCAACCTAGCTTGATTTGCATAAGCCATGATTTTAAACGTCTACAGCTGAGCCAATTCGCCAAAAAAAATACATTAGTGCTACTAAGTATGTTTGTACTTACTAACAGGAATTTGATCGGGATGGAAACTGAATTCTGCAAACCCTAATGTTATTAAGCGCTCCAGTATCTTTAATACTTTGGTGATGTATTTAAATGGGTAAAGGTGTGATATCTATTACAAAATAGCGGTGACTTAGGCTGATCTTGATGATAAATGTGAAGGGGTAATAACCAAGGCTCTTATCATTGACGTTTTGGATTGAATTCATTCGAATTCTGATGTCTGTTCGAACTAATTGGAAATTGTTATGCTCACTTGTAGCTAAGCTGAACTTGTCAATAATATAAAATTTGCAGTTCAAAGCACAAATAGAGTAAAAACAATGTATTAAATCGACTATATTTGAATTAACCCCTTTAGATTTATCCTTGAGAAGATGATAATCATCAAACGCCTAAACCCAAAACCATGATCAGGACGCGGTCTTGTTTGAGTATGTTTCCATGAACCCAACTTTTAAATCTGTTCAGGCACTATTGCTAAACAGGCAATTACATCAAGGATGCCTAAAACGATGATGCAATACCGTACGATAATTCGTATATTAGGGCTGTTGGTTGCGATGTTTAGTACTACCATGTTGTTACCCGGTATTATCTCCCTAGTCTTTGAAGATGGCAGTGGCTTACCATTTTTGTTAGCTTTTTTTCTTATTCTTTTCACCGGCTTAGCCTTTTGGTACCCCAATAGAAGATATCGTCGTGATTTAAGAGCAAAGGAAGGCTTCTTGATAGTGGTGTTATTTTGGGCCGTTTTGGCTAGCTTTGCTGCTTTCCCATTCTTGTTACTCGAACAACCAGAAATGTCCGTCACAGACGCATTCTTTGAGTCTTTTTCAGGATTAACCACCACAGGTGCAACTGTTATCGAGGGGATCGAGTACCTGCCTAAATCAGTACAGTTTTATCGTCAACAACTTCAATGGCTTGGGGGGATGGGGATAATTGTGTTAGCTGTCGCTATTTTGCCAATATTAGGGGTGGGTGGAATGCAGCTCTATCGAGCAGAAACGCCAGGCCCGGTAAAAGATTCTAAAATGACGCCTCGTATTGCAGATACGGCAAAGCACCTTTGGTATATTTATCTTTCCCTGACTATTGCATGTGCGGTTTCTTATTGGGCTGCGGGGATGAATTGGTTCGATGCCATTTGTCATTCCTTTTCGACCATAGCCATTGGCGGATTCTCTAATTATGATGCGAGTATGGGACATTTTAATAGCCCAGTCATTAATCTTATATGTGTCGTGTTTTTGTGGATAGCAGCTCTGAACTTTGCCTTACATTATGCGGCTGCAAGCGGCAGATCTTTACGTGGGTATCTTCACGACCCTGAGTTAAAAGCATTTTTCTTTATTCAGGCAGTATTGATCACTGTCTGTTTTCTAGTGCTCGTTCAGCACGGCAATTATGGCAACGCAGAGGGAGCATTTGACCAAGCTTTGTTTCAGGCTGTTTCTGTTAGCACTACGGCTGGATTTGCCACAACTGACTTTGCCAATTGGCCCACCTTTTTGCCAATATTACTTATCTTTTCGAGCTTTATTGGTGGCTGTGCTGGCTCCACCGGCGGTGGTTTAAAGGTCATACGCGTTTTCTTATTGTATCTTCAAGGCAAACGTGAAGTTGAGCGTCTTATCCACCCCAAAGCCGTCTACTCGGTAAAGTTAGGGGATAGACTGATGCCTGAAAGAGTTGTAGAAGCGGTGTGGGGGTTCTTCTCGGCTTATGCAATGATATTTGTGATTATTATGATTGGACTTATTGCAACTGGAATGGATAACATTACGGCTTTTTCGGCTACAGCGGCGACCCTCAACAATTTGGGTCCTGGCCTTGGGCAAGTGGCTGGCACCTTCGCGGATGTGACAGATAGCGGTAAATGGCTACTGGTTGTTGCTATGCTATTCGGACGTTTAGAAATATTTTCTTTATTGGTATTATTTTCTCCAACCTTTTGGCGCAGCTAGTATCTGAACAGGTGAATGAATGGCACTTGCAACAAAAAGCCCGCTTAAATGCGGGCTTTTGAATAATACGAATTAAGAAAAAGATGCCAGCTCTTTGGGGATTAACCCAGTAAATTACCTAAACCTTGCATAAGTAATTGCTTGGCTTGTTGACCTTGTTCAGTATCCAAATATGCTTTGGCCTGCTCAACATATTGCATAATCATTTCTGGTTTTAGCCCTAATGCCTCAAATTGCTTTTTAACATTATTTATAGCTTTTAGAGAATCATTATACTCTGCCGCCTTATCCATAAGCCCAGCTAACCCGCCTGATTCTTTAAGCTGGCTCACATCCGGTGCTGCATTAATCAGGTCAGAAACGCCAGGCAGTGAGTCAGACAATTGATTAAACTTGTCAGCTGAAATATTGCCTTTTACATAATTGAAAATTGATCCCAATCCACCTTGCGCTTGTTGATTGTTTACGCCTAAATTTTTGGCCAATATAGCGACCATATCATTAGAATTAGGAGTTTTCTGTTTTACTTCCTCTCCCATTCCTAACATACTTTTTAGTGAATCAAACCATCCTTCAGCTTGAGATTGGGCTGAAAAAGATAGGGCTATTACGGTGAAAATTACTCCAATACGTTTCATAGTTGTTTCTCCATTATTGATAACGCTAAGTGCGACTGCGCGCAGAGTGTAAATGGTGTTATAGATTTAGCAATTAGCCTTAAGTCTGATTAGCGTCAATGTGCCACAGTGTGTTCATTTATCGTATAAAATCAACCGAAAAAGAATGCACTAGGCTGAAACAGCTTTTCTACATCTGAAATGAATTTTTTATCCACCAAAAACAGTATGACATGATCGTTAGCTTCAATTTTTGTATTACTGTGAGCAATGATCACTTCTTCTTGACGGACAACAGCACCGATAGTGGTGCCGGGGGGGAGTTTAATGTTGCGAATTTCTTTGCCAATTACTTTTGAGGTGTTTTCATCACCGTGAGCTATCGCCTCTATTGCTTCTGCTGCCCCGCGGCGCAGCGAGTAAACATTAACAATATCACCACGCCTAATATGGGTAAGCAAGGCTGAAATAGTGGCTTGCTGGGGCGAAAAGGCAATGTCGATTTCGCCACCTTGAACAAGATCCACATAAGCGCTGCGTTGGATCAGCACCATGGCTTTTTGCGCACCTAAGCGCTTCGCCAGCATTGCTGACATGATATTTGCTTCGTCATCATTGGTAACGGCTATAAAGGCGTCAACCTGTTGCACGTTTTCCTCGGTTAACAACTCATGATCTGAGGCGTCACCGCAAAAAACAATGGTTTTGTCTAAATGGGCTGATAGGTATTTCGCTCGTTCTTGCGAAAATTCAATCAGTTTAACGTTATGGTTATGCTCCAGTCGTTTGGCTAGGCCTGCGCCTATCAATCCGCCACCCGCAATCATAATGCGCTTATAACTAGATTCGAGTTTTTGCAGTTCGCTCATCACCGCGCGAATATGCTTAGTCGCGGCGATAAAAA
Above is a window of Aliiglaciecola sp. LCG003 DNA encoding:
- the polA gene encoding DNA polymerase I, whose product is MAIVPPNPFVLVDGSSYLFRAFHGMPPLTNSKGQDTGAIYGVVNMLRSLMKQYSPTHMAVVFDAKGKTFRDDIYPLYKANRPPMPDELRSQIAPLHKIIRAMGLPIIVEDGVEADDVIGTLAQQATDHGIDTLISTGDKDMAQLVNQHVTLINTMNNQIMDVDGVREKFGIPPELIIDFLALKGDKVDNIPGVPGVGDKSALGLLQGIGGIDAIYQNLDKIADLDFRGAKKMADKMREYEEQARLSYELATIKLDVELEFNPRELVPTPPLSDELSELFKEYEFKRWFEEASKGGNILAGKTATPAQSDDKAEAKAAPALDSSAKYSTILTKQDLDEWLEKLQNAELFAFDTETTSLNYMEAELVGMSFCIQPGEAAYLPLAHDYPDAPEQLDRNMVLELFKPLLESEQHKKVGQHIKYDKNVLANYHIDLAGIEFDTMLESYVLNSVATRHDMDSLAKHYLQHNNITFEEIAGKGAKQLSFNQIPLEQASPYAAEDADITLRLHQTLWQQLSQDSKLQSVFSQIERPLISVLAKMEQGGVLIDSQTLLQQTQDLASRIMQLEKEVHDMAGEEFNLGSTKQLQEILFNKLDLPVLKKTPKGAPSTAEEVLHELALNYPLPKLLLEYRGLTKLKNTYTDKLPKMINPRTGRVHTSYHQAITATGRLSSTDPNLQNIPIRTAEGRKVRQAFVARPGYKIVAADYSQIELRIMAHLSKDKGLVDAFSSGKDVHKATAAEVFSVGLDEVTSDQRRSAKAINFGLIYGMSAFGLSRQLNIPRQDAQKYMNVYFERYPGVLGYMEDTRVSAKELGYVSTVFGRRLYLPDINASNGMRRQGAERAAINAPMQGTAADIIKMAMIKVDQWIDGLANDDVKMIMQVHDELVFEIKEQKVAEHTKTIIALMEAAVSLSVPLIVEAGTGENWDEAH
- a CDS encoding TrkH family potassium uptake protein; this translates as MQYRTIIRILGLLVAMFSTTMLLPGIISLVFEDGSGLPFLLAFFLILFTGLAFWYPNRRYRRDLRAKEGFLIVVLFWAVLASFAAFPFLLLEQPEMSVTDAFFESFSGLTTTGATVIEGIEYLPKSVQFYRQQLQWLGGMGIIVLAVAILPILGVGGMQLYRAETPGPVKDSKMTPRIADTAKHLWYIYLSLTIACAVSYWAAGMNWFDAICHSFSTIAIGGFSNYDASMGHFNSPVINLICVVFLWIAALNFALHYAAASGRSLRGYLHDPELKAFFFIQAVLITVCFLVLVQHGNYGNAEGAFDQALFQAVSVSTTAGFATTDFANWPTFLPILLIFSSFIGGCAGSTGGGLKVIRVFLLYLQGKREVERLIHPKAVYSVKLGDRLMPERVVEAVWGFFSAYAMIFVIIMIGLIATGMDNITAFSATAATLNNLGPGLGQVAGTFADVTDSGKWLLVVAMLFGRLEIFSLLVLFSPTFWRS
- a CDS encoding DUF2780 domain-containing protein, whose product is MKRIGVIFTVIALSFSAQSQAEGWFDSLKSMLGMGEEVKQKTPNSNDMVAILAKNLGVNNQQAQGGLGSIFNYVKGNISADKFNQLSDSLPGVSDLINAAPDVSQLKESGGLAGLMDKAAEYNDSLKAINNVKKQFEALGLKPEMIMQYVEQAKAYLDTEQGQQAKQLLMQGLGNLLG
- the trkA gene encoding Trk system potassium transporter TrkA; protein product: MKIIILGAGQVGGTLAENLVGEKNEITVIDSDQDTLRSLQDRLDLQVVHGVGSHPDVLAKAGAEDADMLIAVTNSDESNMMACQVAHSLFNTPTKIARVRSEQYIIHQDKLFHHQDIPVDHLIAPEQLVTKAIKRLIDYPGALQVVEFADGKASLVAVKAYYGGLLVGHALSALREHMPNVDTRVAAIYRRGRPIRPLGTTVIEADDEVFFIAATKHIRAVMSELQKLESSYKRIMIAGGGLIGAGLAKRLEHNHNVKLIEFSQERAKYLSAHLDKTIVFCGDASDHELLTEENVQQVDAFIAVTNDDEANIMSAMLAKRLGAQKAMVLIQRSAYVDLVQGGEIDIAFSPQQATISALLTHIRRGDIVNVYSLRRGAAEAIEAIAHGDENTSKVIGKEIRNIKLPPGTTIGAVVRQEEVIIAHSNTKIEANDHVILFLVDKKFISDVEKLFQPSAFFFG